One segment of Rattus norvegicus strain BN/NHsdMcwi chromosome 16, GRCr8, whole genome shotgun sequence DNA contains the following:
- the LOC134482354 gene encoding elongin-C-like → MTASRPRQETSKFLWDQVEFYKNIMDGEEKTYGGCEGPDAMYVKLISSDGHEFIVKREHALTSGTIKAMLSGPGQFAENETNEVNFREIPSHVLSKVCMYFTYKVRYTNSSTEIPEFPIAPEIALELLMAVNFLDC, encoded by the coding sequence ATGACTGCTTCTCGGCCTCGCCAGGAAACTAGTAAGTTCCTCTGGGATCAAGTAGAATTTTATAAGAACATAatggatggagaggagaaaacCTATGGTGGCTGTGAAGGCCCTGATGCCATGTATGTGAAATTAATATCTTCTGATGGTCATGAATTTAttgtaaaaagagaacatgcattAACATCAGGAACAATAAAGGCCATGTTGAGTGGTCCAGGTCAGTTTGCGGAGAATGAAACCAATGAGGTCAACTTTAGAGAGATCCCTTCACATGTGCTATCGAAAGTGTGCATGTATTTTACCTACAAGGTCCGCTATACTAACAGCTCCACTGAAATTCCTGAATTCCCAATTGCACCTGAAATTGCACTGGAACTGCTGATGGCCGTGAACTTCTTAGATtgttaa